The following are from one region of the Anaerolineales bacterium genome:
- a CDS encoding phosphotransferase, translating to MSIGIDQVIAAIPDWQGKQAVWQPLAGGLTNANFRVEVDGTPYFVRIPGASTDLLAVDRANEAHNTKAAARAGVGPRVIHHLPEVNVLVLEFIQGQTMSNQALAASGMPGRIAQSLRRLHAGPRFLTDFNMFRLVEFYLEMVDEHQVRIPEGYRQRLPTVGEIERAVTARALPTVPCNNDLLAENYIDDGATLRLIDFEYSGNNDPCFELGNTCQELQYDAGRMAELCAAYFGEARRHLLARMRLNALMSDVGWTLWGAIQNKVSKIDYDFWAYAQGRWDRAQSIMASPDFDVWLKDAERND from the coding sequence ATGTCCATCGGTATCGACCAGGTCATCGCCGCCATTCCGGACTGGCAGGGGAAACAGGCTGTCTGGCAGCCGCTTGCGGGCGGCCTGACCAACGCCAACTTCCGCGTCGAAGTCGATGGCACGCCCTACTTCGTTCGCATCCCCGGCGCCAGCACCGATTTGCTGGCCGTGGATCGGGCCAATGAGGCCCACAACACCAAGGCCGCCGCCCGGGCCGGCGTCGGTCCCCGGGTGATCCACCATCTACCCGAGGTCAACGTCCTGGTGCTCGAGTTCATCCAGGGACAGACCATGTCCAACCAGGCGCTTGCCGCCTCCGGCATGCCAGGGCGGATCGCTCAGTCCTTGCGCCGCCTGCACGCCGGGCCGCGCTTCCTCACAGACTTCAATATGTTCCGCCTGGTCGAGTTCTACTTGGAGATGGTGGACGAACATCAAGTCCGGATCCCGGAAGGGTACCGCCAGCGGCTCCCGACCGTCGGCGAGATCGAGCGGGCCGTGACGGCCCGGGCGCTGCCGACGGTCCCGTGCAACAACGACCTGCTGGCCGAGAACTACATCGATGATGGAGCGACACTCAGGCTGATCGACTTTGAATATAGCGGCAACAACGACCCTTGCTTCGAGTTGGGCAACACCTGTCAAGAGCTGCAGTACGACGCCGGCCGCATGGCCGAGTTGTGCGCCGCCTACTTCGGCGAAGCCAGGCGCCACCTGTTGGCGCGGATGCGCCTGAATGCTTTGATGTCCGACGTCGGTTGGACGTTGTGGGGGGCGATCCAAAACAAGGTCTCGAAGATCGACTACGATTTCTGGGCTTACGCCCAGGGCCGGTGGGATCGAGCCCAGTCGATCATGGCTTCCCCCGATTTCGACGTCTGGCTGAAGGACGCCGAGCGGAACGATTGA